A genome region from Coturnix japonica isolate 7356 chromosome 13, Coturnix japonica 2.1, whole genome shotgun sequence includes the following:
- the LOC107320370 gene encoding histidine--tRNA ligase, cytoplasmic-like isoform X2 — MLRSLPAARCPVRLSRLCPLLLGLLSRQVRAAGSAERGSVLKTPKEMLMEKYGDNSKLIYELQDQGGELLALRYDLTVPFARYLAMNKITNIKRYHIAKVYRRDSPAMTRGRYREFYQCDFDIAGQFDPMIPDAECLKIVHEILSELQIGDFLIKVNDRRILNGMFAICGIPESKLVTMCSTLDKLDKMPWEEVRSEMVGEKGLSPEAVDRVGEYVQLHGGMDLIEQLLQDPKLSQNKMAKEGLEDMKLLFEYLTLFGITGKVSFDLSLARGLDYYTGVIYEAVLLQQQNNHGEESVGVGSVAGGGRYDGLVGMFDPKGRKVPCVGVSIGIERIFSILEHRMKASREKVRTTETQVMVATPQKHLLSARLKLISELWDAGIKAEMMYRKDPKLLKQLQYCEDTGIPLVAIIGEEELKDGVVKLRDVATREEVNIPREELAAEIRRRLEP, encoded by the exons GTTGTCCCGGCTGTGCCCGCTGCTGCTCGGGCTGCTCTCCCGCCAGGTGCGGGCGGCGGGCTCGGCTGAGCGCGGCTCGGTGCTGAAGACACCCAAG GAAATGCTGATGGAGAAGTATGGGGACAACTCGAAGCTCATCTATGAGCTGCAGGATCAGGGAGGAGAGCTGCTGGCCCTGCGCTACGACCTGACT GTGCCCTTTGCTCGCTATTTGGCAATGAACAAAATCACCAACATCAAGAGGTACCACATCGCAAAGGTGTACAGACGGGACAGCCCGGCCATGACCAGGGGCCGCTACAGGGAGTTCTACCAGTGC GATTTTGACATTGCTGGCCAGTTTGACCCTATGATTCCTGATGCTGAGTGCCTGAAGATAGTGCATGAGATCCTGAGCGAGCTGCAGATCGGGGATTTTCTCATTAAG GTTAATGACAGACGAATTTTAAATGGCATGTTTGCCATTTGTGGCATCCCGGAGAGCAAGCTCGTCACTATGTGCTCTACTCTGGACAAGCTGGACAAG ATGCCATGGGAGGAAGTGAGGAGTGAGATGGTAGGAGAGAAGGGACTCTCACCTGAGGCTGTGGATCGCGTTGGGGAGTACGTCCAGCTTCATG GTGGCATGGACCTGATTGAGCAGCTTCTCCAGGACCCAAAGCTGTCCCAGAACAAGATGGCCAAGGAGGGGCTGGAGGACATGAAGCTGCTGTTTGAGTACCTGACGCTGTTTGGCATCACAGGGAAg GTTTCCTTTGACCTGAGCCTGGCGCGAGGCCTGGACTACTACACAGGGGTGATATATGAggctgtcctgctgcagcagcagaacaaccACGGAGAGGAGTCAGTGGGTGTTGGGAGCGTGGCTGGAGGCGGTCGCTATGATGGTCTGGTGGGAATGTTTGATCCCAAGGGACGGAAGGTGCCATGTGTGGGGGTCAGCATTGGGATAGAGCGGATCTTCTCCATCCTCGAGCACAGAATGAAG GCTTCAAGGGAGAAAGTCCGAACGACTGAGACACAAGTGATGGTGGCTACGCCTCAGAAACATTTACTCAGTGCAAGACTGAAGCTCATCTCTGAGCTCTGGGATGCAGGAATCAAG GCAGAAATGATGTACAGGAAGGATCCGAAACTGCTAAAACAGCTGCAGTATTGTGAAGACACCGGCATCCCCCTTGTTGCCATTATAGGAGAGGAGGAGCTGAAGGATGGAGTTGTCAAGCTGCGAGATGTTGCAACAAGAGAGGAG GTTAATATCCCAAGAGAGGAGCTTGCTGCTGAGATCAGAAGAAGGCTGGAGCCATAG
- the LOC107320370 gene encoding histidine--tRNA ligase, cytoplasmic-like isoform X1, translating into MLRSLPAARCPVRLSRLCPLLLGLLSRQVRAAGSAERGSVLKTPKGTRDHHPAQMTLLGRLLGTVVSCFKRHGAAAIDTPVMELREMLMEKYGDNSKLIYELQDQGGELLALRYDLTVPFARYLAMNKITNIKRYHIAKVYRRDSPAMTRGRYREFYQCDFDIAGQFDPMIPDAECLKIVHEILSELQIGDFLIKVNDRRILNGMFAICGIPESKLVTMCSTLDKLDKMPWEEVRSEMVGEKGLSPEAVDRVGEYVQLHGGMDLIEQLLQDPKLSQNKMAKEGLEDMKLLFEYLTLFGITGKVSFDLSLARGLDYYTGVIYEAVLLQQQNNHGEESVGVGSVAGGGRYDGLVGMFDPKGRKVPCVGVSIGIERIFSILEHRMKASREKVRTTETQVMVATPQKHLLSARLKLISELWDAGIKAEMMYRKDPKLLKQLQYCEDTGIPLVAIIGEEELKDGVVKLRDVATREEVNIPREELAAEIRRRLEP; encoded by the exons GTTGTCCCGGCTGTGCCCGCTGCTGCTCGGGCTGCTCTCCCGCCAGGTGCGGGCGGCGGGCTCGGCTGAGCGCGGCTCGGTGCTGAAGACACCCAAG GGCACCCGCGACCACCACCCCGCACAGATGACGCTCCTGGGGCGGCTGCTGGGCACCGTGGTGTCGTGCTTCAAGCGACACGGGGCGGCCGCCATCGACACCCCCGTGATGGAGCTGCGG GAAATGCTGATGGAGAAGTATGGGGACAACTCGAAGCTCATCTATGAGCTGCAGGATCAGGGAGGAGAGCTGCTGGCCCTGCGCTACGACCTGACT GTGCCCTTTGCTCGCTATTTGGCAATGAACAAAATCACCAACATCAAGAGGTACCACATCGCAAAGGTGTACAGACGGGACAGCCCGGCCATGACCAGGGGCCGCTACAGGGAGTTCTACCAGTGC GATTTTGACATTGCTGGCCAGTTTGACCCTATGATTCCTGATGCTGAGTGCCTGAAGATAGTGCATGAGATCCTGAGCGAGCTGCAGATCGGGGATTTTCTCATTAAG GTTAATGACAGACGAATTTTAAATGGCATGTTTGCCATTTGTGGCATCCCGGAGAGCAAGCTCGTCACTATGTGCTCTACTCTGGACAAGCTGGACAAG ATGCCATGGGAGGAAGTGAGGAGTGAGATGGTAGGAGAGAAGGGACTCTCACCTGAGGCTGTGGATCGCGTTGGGGAGTACGTCCAGCTTCATG GTGGCATGGACCTGATTGAGCAGCTTCTCCAGGACCCAAAGCTGTCCCAGAACAAGATGGCCAAGGAGGGGCTGGAGGACATGAAGCTGCTGTTTGAGTACCTGACGCTGTTTGGCATCACAGGGAAg GTTTCCTTTGACCTGAGCCTGGCGCGAGGCCTGGACTACTACACAGGGGTGATATATGAggctgtcctgctgcagcagcagaacaaccACGGAGAGGAGTCAGTGGGTGTTGGGAGCGTGGCTGGAGGCGGTCGCTATGATGGTCTGGTGGGAATGTTTGATCCCAAGGGACGGAAGGTGCCATGTGTGGGGGTCAGCATTGGGATAGAGCGGATCTTCTCCATCCTCGAGCACAGAATGAAG GCTTCAAGGGAGAAAGTCCGAACGACTGAGACACAAGTGATGGTGGCTACGCCTCAGAAACATTTACTCAGTGCAAGACTGAAGCTCATCTCTGAGCTCTGGGATGCAGGAATCAAG GCAGAAATGATGTACAGGAAGGATCCGAAACTGCTAAAACAGCTGCAGTATTGTGAAGACACCGGCATCCCCCTTGTTGCCATTATAGGAGAGGAGGAGCTGAAGGATGGAGTTGTCAAGCTGCGAGATGTTGCAACAAGAGAGGAG GTTAATATCCCAAGAGAGGAGCTTGCTGCTGAGATCAGAAGAAGGCTGGAGCCATAG